One window from the genome of Salvelinus fontinalis isolate EN_2023a chromosome 3, ASM2944872v1, whole genome shotgun sequence encodes:
- the LOC129845298 gene encoding tribbles homolog 2-like: protein MSVNISPALAPTRPLRLKRLKLDDPRDYTEALKCKRPRLSLSPSSPGLAPCLRPLRHSPGPVGSDHHCVSCIGPYVLLEPTEGTETYRAIHRVTEQEYTCKVFSMRRYQELIAPYARLLPHDNICRIAEVVMGERSVYVFFQHNYGDMHSYVRTCKRLQEEEAVRLFGQMAAAVAHCHEHGVVLRDLKLRKFVFVDQQRTKLVLQNLEDSCLLHGDDDSLTDKHGCPAYVGPEILNSRHSYSGKAADVWSLGVVLYTMVVGRYPFQDVEPAALFSKIRRGAFTVPESLSVQAKSLVCCMLRKAPSERLEAAELLFHPWLNCSNNTTPPNTHLNPRNCTDQVVPSYTDDMCF from the exons ATGAGTGTGAACATCTCTCCCGCCCTTGCGCCTACTCGTCCCCTGCGGCTGAAGCGGCTGAAGCTGGATGACCCCCGGGACTACACAGAGGCCCTAAAATGCAAGCGTCCTCGACTGAGCCTGTCACCCTCATCCCCCGGCCTGGCCCCATGCCTGAGGCCCCTGAGACACAGCCCGGGTCCCGTGGGCTCCGACCACCACTGTGTGTCCTGCATCGGGCCCTACGTCCTCCTTGAACccacagagggaacagagactTACAGGGCCATCCATAGGGTCACAGAGCAGGAGTACACCTGCAAG GTGTTTTCTATGAGGCGGTACCAGGAGCTCATCGCCCCCTACGCTCGCCTACTGCCCCACGACAACATCTGCCGAATCGCAGAGGTGGTGATGGGCGAGCGCAGCGTCTACGTCTTCTTTCAGCATAACTACGGTGACATGCACTCTTACGTGCGCACGTGCAAGCGGCtccaggaggaggaggcggtCCGTCTCTTCGGCCAGATGGCAGCGGCGGTGGCCCACTGTCACGAGCATGGCGTTGTCCTGCGTGACCTCAAGCTGCGCAAGTTTGTCTTTGTGGACCAGCAGAG GACCAAGCTTGTTCTTCAGAACCTGGAAGACTCATGTCTGCTCCATGGGGACGATGACTCTCTGACGGACAAGCACGGCTGCCCAGCCTACGTGGGCCCTGAGATCCTCAACTCGCGCCACTCCTACTCAGGGAAGGCTGCCGACGTGTGGAGCCTGGGTGTGGTGCTATACACCATGGTGGTGGGACGTTACCCTTTCCAAGACGTGGAGCCTGCTGCGCTCTTCAGTAAGATCCGCCGGGGGGCATTCACAGTACCAGAGTCACTCTCAGTGCAGGCCAAGTCGCTGGTGTGCTGCATGCTGCGAAAAGCTCCCTCAGAGAGACTGGAAGCCGCGGAGCTGTTGTTCCACCCGTGGCTGAACTGTTCCAACAACACAACACCTCCCAACACACACCTCAACCCTAGGAACTGCACTGACCAAGTGGTCCCCAGCTACACCGACGACATGTGTTTCTAG